CCCTTCGCTTCGTGCCATTGCGGCTTGACGCGTGGCTGTTTCAACCTCGACTAAGGCTTGACGCGCTTGGTGCTCGGCCGTTTCTGCTTGTTGACTCTTTTCTTCTGCCTGTGACATCATCTGCTGGAGATGCGTAACCATGTTTTGGATAGCTTGGCGCAATATGTCCATTTCACCAGAAAAAACACCTTGTATTCTGGCTTCCAGATCCCCTTGTGACACTGCGTTGGCGTATGCAATGACTCGGTTCAGTGGACTAAGTATGGACATGACGGTGAAGAAAGAAAATAATACCGCAAAAAGAGACCCAAAGCCAATTGCACAACTAATCATTGTTTTGGAGTATGATGAAGCATGGAGTGTGTTATGGATGGATTGGTCCGACATGGACTCACTAAATACACAAAGGTCTTCTATATCTGATTCGAAGTCATGGATTATGTTTTTGAATTCAGCCATCATCGTGTTGGCTTGCTGCGGGGTAACGTTTTTGTTCTTTTTTAATTTTTTGACAATTCCAAGAAATCCTTCCGTATAGTCATTACATTTTTTTTGCAGTGAATAAATATTCTCACGTATATCTTGTGTGATATGTTCATCATGCATGTCTGGTGAGGCTATTTTTTTCAAAACATCGATGCTGGCTTTGACATCTTTTGCCTCAAGTATAAATTTATTGAGATACTTTTCTTGCACGGAAGTGTTTCCAATGTTCAAAAAGAAATCTTTTTCATATCTGCGCAAATTGAGCATCTGCACATTGATATTTTGAGCTCTATCAAGAAACGTGACATCCTTATTCTTGAACGCAAGAAGGTTTTCGTTTCCGGAATTAATGGAAAAATATGCCAATGCACCAATGACGAGCATCACCATCAGCAACAGCAAGAAACCAAAAATCAATTTCAACTTTATAGAAATACGCATCTGAACTACCTCCATAGCATAATGAAGACAGTATATCGTTTGCACAACGATATATTGCCTTCCACCAAAAGACTGAAGAACACATCGCGTCATGAGGTCTTTTTCCCGGCACATCCGTTATCTTGGACGGATGTGCCGGAAATCATGAATTCGTGCGTGCTTCTATATAGAAGAAGTCGTGGCGCTTATGTGACAAACAAACATTCTTTTGATGAATATAACAAACAATGATTTTCCGTTGTATCCTGCAATCACTTCTACGCACACATAGATGTATGATGTTGTGTTTTAGAGTTTTGACTTCAGCACCATATCGGTGATTGGACCACGAGATTTATCGCCTTTAAGTACAATATGGCCATAATTGTTAAACCCTTTGAACTTTCTCACAATCCAATTCAAACCATTGTTTTGAGCGTTGAGGTATACATTGTCGACTTGTGATGTATCGCCGAGGCATAGACATTTTACGCCTTCTCCCATTCTTGTCAGCAGTGCTCGTACTTCAGAACGGGAGAGGTTTTGCGTTTCATCGACAATAACAATAGCGTTCTCGATGTTCATGCCGCGAACAAACGTGAGAGGAAGGATTTCAAATTTCTTGGGATTCAGTTTGGGAACATCATCATTCGGATTGATGAAGACTTTATTCGCTTTTCGCACAGTATGGAGTTTTCCGAGTAAGCTGTAGATATATTTGACATAAGGTTCAAGCTTCTCGGTGACATCGCCAGGGAGAAAACCGAGTTTTGCGCCGATTTCAATCGTTGGTTTGACGACATAAATTTTATCAAACTGCTTTTTTTCCAACATAAGATAGAGGGCGGACGCCAAAGCAAGGAACGTTTTGCCGAAGCCTGCATCGCTTTGTATGGAGACGAGGTCAATGTGCTCGGTCAGGATGAGTTCCAAGGCAAGGTTTTGATACACCGTACGTGGCTTCACATTCCAGACTTCGTTTTGATAGCCAATGACCTTGTCTGTTTCCGGTCCATGAAAAACGGGTTTTCCTTCTAACCAACTAAAACAGTTGGGAACACGTTCATCTTCCTTTTCAACAAACCCCGTAAAAAGTTGCGATTCGGATTCAAACGGCCTGGAATCTCGTAATTCTTCACTTTTGATATCCCGCAAACTTGCTTGAAGTTGCAGAATACGATCATTCGTTACAAGAATGGGGTCTTCAATTTCGTCAGAGGACGTTATTTCATCAAGAATATAGTTATCGACAATATCCGCGAAATGCGACGCAACGTTGTCAGTGCGAAGAAATTGGATGGTGTCTTTATGCTCCAAAAGCAAGTTGACAACATTGGCGACAATGTGTCGCAATTTTGGCGTTTTCTTGAGTCCCTCGAGTTCCATGAGGACGTGATACGGAATGTAAATATTATTTTCCGCACCATTTTGTAGCGTCAGGATGCTTTGAGGATTCTCAATAAGGACATTGGTGTCGAGAACATAGTTCTTCTTTTGGATTCGTTGTGTCATGAACACTACGCACCTTCGTTTCAGTGTTGATCCGGATGTGCCAGGAACATTCCATCACCGGAGAATTGGGGAGAGGGAGTAAAAAGCGCGAGTGAGCGAGAGCGGTGTCTTGGGTAAACAGAGAGGGTGTGCGGTCCGGTGAGGAAACCGGACCGCGCAAAATTCAGAAAAGGATGCGAACGCTGTGGGGGCGTCACAAGAACCTATTGCTTAATAGCGTTTTTGCAATTTCGCCCGATACCAGATGGCAAACATGTTCATACCGAAGACCAAGGCTATGAGCACAAGCGCTGTGCCGTATTGCAGAGGGCGTGTTTTGTCGATCTCTGTGCCGGCCGTGGCTAAAACGTAGATGTGATAAGGCAGCGCCATGACGTCATCCAAAATTGATGATGGCAGATTCGGCGAATAGTAGACCGCTGCTGTAAACATTATGGCCGCAGTTTCTCCGGCTGCACGGGACAACCCAAGAATTGCTCCGGTCAACATGCCGGGCAGAGCCGCGGGTAACACGACAAGTCGGATGGTTTGCCATTTCGTCGCGCCTAATCCAAGCGAGGCTTCACGATACGTTTGCGGCACAGACTTGAGCGCTTCTTCAGCGGTGCCGATAATAACGGGCAAAATAAGAATGGCCAGGGTCAATACCCCCGAGAGGATACTGACGCCAAATTCAAACATCGTGACGAAAAACGCGAGTCCGAACAGTCCAAAAACCACCGAAGGGACACCAGCCAAGTTATTGATGCCGAGACGGATAACACGAACGACTTTGCCAGGTCGGGCGTACTCCTTGAGGTATACTGCTGATGCAACGCCTAATGGAAATGCGACAATCATTGAACCAATACTAAGGATAACCGTTCCCAGAATACAGGGGAAAATTCCCCCTGCCGTCATGGAATCACGCGGAGCTTGGGTCAAGAATTCAAAATTAATTGCCGGTAACCCATAATAGAGCAAAAAGGAGCAAATAACGAGAAGCGCTAGCCCGTTGATGATGGCAGCCGCACGCAGAATCCACCACACAATGCGTTGTGACAGCAGTCGTCTGGCTTGAAAACCGGGATGAATAGTCAGCATATTGATTTGCTCCCGCGTTTACAGAGTGGAAGCGCCGACCTGTTTGTGCTTTTCAGACACATAATCGGCGACGATGTTGAAAACGAGCGTGAAGACAAAAAGGACCATACCAATGGCGAACAGCGCGTGATAATGATTGCCACGAAATGGTGCTTCTGCCATTTCCGCGGCAATACTGGCCGGCATGGGGCGAACCGGGTCGAACAGCGATGTGGGGATCAGCGCAGCGCCACCAGCGACCATGAGGACAACCATTGTTTCGCCAATGGCCCGAGACATTCCCAAAATGACGGCTGTAGAAATGCCGGATAACGACGCCGGCAGCACAACTCGGAAAATTGTCTGACAGTGAGTTGCGCCAAGAGCGAGCGATGCTTCTTTGAGTTCGCGAGGGACGCTGTAAATCGCATCTTCGGAAACACTGCAAATCGTGGGGACAGACATAAACGCAAGCATGATGGAGGCATTGAACAAGTTTAACCCTGTATTGAGATCAAATGTTTGCTGAAGGAACGGAGCTACAATGACCATTCCAAAGAACCCGATGACAACGGAGGGAAGGGCAGCAAGCAATTCGACAATAGGCTTAATAATACCACGCACTTTACGGGTCGTAATTTCGGCCATATAGACGGCCGTCAACACTCCCAGAGGAATGGCAATCATTGAAGATACAGCTGTAACAGCGATGGATGCCATAATCAGCGGAAATATGCCGAAGTCCGGCGGATCGTCCGTGGGATACCAATAATTTCCGAAGAGAAAGTCTGTAACCGAAGTCACTTTGAAAATGGGCAGGCCTTCGATGAATAAGTAAATCATGATGAGTGCCAGCGCCACGATGGAAGAAATGGCGGTGACGAAGAAAACATTGCGAATGAAATCGTCTTTTTGCTTGCGTGACCAAGCCATGGCGCACCTCGTCGCCCCCGCCGCCGGGAGCTTTTGAGCCTTTCCGTAGCGGTTAGGCCGGGTGGATGATGCCGGTGTGTCGGCTTCGGACAAGAACGCCGGGCGGACAGAGCCACCCGGCGTAAAGGAATTTACTCAGGCGTCTTATTTTTTGACGGGAACAGCGCCTTCTTCGGCAACAATCTTCTGGCCGGTGGCGGGATCCATGATGAAGTCAACAAAGCCCTTCAGAGTACCCTGAGGTTCACCATTGGTGATGATGAAGAGGGGGCGGGAGATGGCGTATTTGCCAGCAGCAGCGGTACCGGGGTTGCCGGGGACACCGTTGACTTCGAGGCCTTTCACGGTTTCGTTGACATAACCGTAACCGTCATAACCGATGGCTTTCTTGTTTTTACCAATGGCCTGCAGAACAGCACCGGAAGAGGCCTGGAGCAAAGCGCCAGGGAAAACGCGATTGCCTTTGCCCATCACGAGTTCCTGCCAGGCTTCATAGGTGCCGGAGGAGGTGTCGCGAGAAATGACAACGATGGATTCGTCGTCGCCACCGAGTTCTTTCCAGTTGGTGATTTTACCCATGTAGATGTCACGCAGCTGTTCGATGGTGGCACCTTTCACTTTATTGGCGGGGTTAACGATGGGGATGATGGCGTCAATGGCGATGATGATCGGGTTGGCTTTCACGCCTTTGTCAGCAGCCAGCTTGACTTCTTTATCTTTCATGTGGCGCGAGCTCATGGCGAGGTCGGTGGTGCCGTCGATGATGGCTTTCACACCGTTGCCCGAACCACCGCCCGAAACCGTGATTTTCACGTCGGGATTTTTTTTCATGTAAGCTTCAACGAGCTTTTGCATGATGGGCAGAACCGTGGTGGAACCTTTCACTTCGATTTTTGTTTCAGCAAAAGCCGTGCTGGCCAGCAACATGGCAGCAGCGAAAAGAGCAAGAATCTTTTTCATCGAGGAACCCTCCAAAAATGGTGATTTTAATCTGTCGTGAACCGACAGTGCTTAACCTGCTTACGATAGGGCTGGAACCTAGATTGAAGATGTTACAAATTGGTGTCGAGCGCAGGAAGAATAGGTGACACAAGGATTTCCTCGCTTTATCCTGCGTTTTTTTAGCAATTCCTGAATCTCCACGCGATGTATGTTACAGTCGTATGATCTTGCTTGAGGCGTGCATGTCACGATGGGGCTCAATCAAAAAAAATAAAAAAAACTCCTCAAATCGCTGAATTTGACTTACGTCAAGGTGAGCTTCTCAGTCATGGCGTAGTTTCGACTCCAACGAAAACTCAAACCGCCTACAGGAAGGAGGACACGATATGTTTTGCTACCAATGTGAACAGACTGCGAAGGGAACCGGTTGCACCAAAGTTGGTGTGTGCGGTAAATCAGATGAAGTCTCCGCGTTGCAGGACGAGTTGGTGTATGTGCTGAAAGGTTTGTCGCAAATTGCCGTTCCTGCACGGGAAAACGATATTGATATGGCTGATGTCGACGCATTTACGCATCAAGCTATGTTCTCCACGTTGACCAACGTCAACTTCGACCCTGAACGCTTTCCCGGCCTGGTCAAAAAAGCTGTGGAACTGCGTGAAGGGCTGAAAAAAGCTCTCGACGCCAAAGGCGTGACCTACCCGACTGACGGACCTGCAGCGACCGATCCGAGCGCTACGGTGGACGCCGTGAAAAAGGAAGGCGAAATCCATGGGGTACTCGAAGGAAAGACCCCTGAAGGCGAAGACGATATCCATAGTCTTAAGCAGACCGTGATTTATGGCATCAAGGGGATTTGTGCGTATGCCGATCATGCACAAATTTTGGGCAAAACCGATCCGTCGATTGCGGCATACGTCCACAAGGCTTTGGCTGCGACATTGAGGACCGATCTCAGCCTGGAAGATTGGGTTGGTCTGGCACTGGAAGCCGGTCAGGTGAACCTGCGTACCATGGAATTGCTTGATGAAGCCAATACCTCGGCGTATGGGCATCCTGTCCCGACGAGCGTTCCTCTGGGTCACAAGAAAGGTAAGGCCATTCTTGTTTCCGGCCACGATCTCAAAGATTTGCACGATCTTCTTGAGCAAACCAAAGACAAAGGCGTCTTTATTTACACTCATGGGGAAATGTTGCCCACGCATGGCTATCCTGAGCTGAAGAAGTACGACCATTTTTATGGGCATTACGGTACAGCCTGGCAAAATCAGCAGCAGGAGTTCGGTGAGTTCCCCGGCGCCATTCTCATGACGACCAACTGCATTCAGAGGCCTCAAGCCAAATATCAGGATAATATCTTTACGACCGGTCTTGTTGGTTGGCCTGGTGTGAACCATGTCAAAAACGGTGATTTCGGTCCGGTGATCGAAAAAGCTTTGGCTATGCCTGGATTCGACGCTGACGAAGAAAAAGGAAGTGTCCTGGTTGGTTTTGGTCACAATGCTGTCATGGGTGTGGCCGATAAGGTCATCGACGCCGTCAAATCGGGTGCTATCAAGCACTTTTTCCTCGTTGCCGGTTGTGATGGTGCCAAGCCCGGACGGAACTACTACACTGAATTCGTAGAAAAGGCTCCGAAGGATACTGTTATCTTGACGCTGGCCTGCGGGAAGTTCCGCTTTTTTGACAAGCAACTCGGCGATATCGGCGGCATTCCTCGTCTGCTCGATATCGGACAATGTAACGATGCCTACTCGGCGATTCAGATTGCCGTTGCCTTGGCGAAAGCCTTCGATACCGACGTCAACAGCCTGCCGCTGTCGCTCGTATTGTCCTGGTACGAACAAAAAGCGGTGGCTATTCTGTTGACCTTGTTGGCGCTGGGTATCAAGAATATTCGCCTCGGACCCTCTTTGCCCGCGTTCTTGACGCCGAATGTCCTGAACTTCCTTGTGGCAAACTATAATATCAAACCGATTACCACTCCTGACGACGATCTCAAGGAGATTCTTGGATAAGGAACAGTGCGTGTTGTCTTCGGGGGCTGGGGGAGATTATCTCCTCCGCCCCCTCTTTTCTGACTCATGTATCTTCTCTATACCAAGCACACGAGCATCAGAAAGAAGATGCCGTGACGATTAACCGTCACGGCATCTTCTTTTTGATATTCTGTTTTTTCTTCTTTCGTTTACAAATCTCGCACCACTTCGAGTTTGTAGACGCGATAAGGAGTGTCTTCCATATTCACAAAAATTTTCGCAGCGACGCCTTTATCGACATAGAACACTTTCACAAGTCGACCGGATTTGAGGCATTGTATGGCGTAGTTGAACAAACTTTCATCGCTAATGGACATCGGCACAAATTGGTTGCCGGCATTCCCAAGCTGGACGATGACTTCCCAGGTCTTTATGAGATTCCCTTTGCGTGAGGCTTTGACAATACGGCCGGCGCGCATGCCTTCGGACTTTGCGAGAAATCCACTCGGTTTCTTGATTTCATAGGACAGCGGGTTAGGATCTTTGCGGGTGACGAAGTCAATTTCTTGCAGACGATAATCCGTATCCTTAAACGACATGTTGATCATTTCTTCACGATATTTCACCCAGACATATTCGCCGACGTATTTCATAATTTCATCGGACTTGCTGCGTGACGCTGAAAATCTCCAAGGATTAATCGTGGCATCAATGGTTTTGCCTTCTTTGTCGGTAAACGATTCCGTTGCAGCGGAACTGTCGCGACCGAGCATGATTTCGCCTTCTCCGGTTTTGATCAGGTAGCCTTTGTCCGAATATTTGGACAACAGCCCCATTCGGTAGCCCTCAGAGTATTTACCCACAGATAACGCCGGGGTCGCGCTCGTGACCAAAAGACATAAACCGATGAGAAACGACAGAACAGACTTCATGATACCGTCCTTATTGATATTGAGCGATAAGCCGCTTGGCCGTATTGCTTGGAATGGCAAACCCGATTCCTTGTCCCGTGGCAACAATGGCCGTGTTGATACCGATGACGTCGCCGTGCAGATCAAGCAGCGGGCCTCCGCTGTTACCGGGGTTAATGGCCGCATCGGTTTGGATTATATCGCCCAAGGGGCCTCCGATATTGCGACCGGTTGCACTGACAATGCCGACGGTTACGGTATGGCTTAAAGAAAAAGGATTGCCAATAGCAAGTACCCATTCTCCCGTTCGAATGCGTGAAGAATCGCCAAGATGGAGATAGGGCAGCGGTCGACCGGTATCGATTTTCAGGACAGCCAAGTCTACATCGGGTTGTGTTGCAACAACGCGAGCAGGATAGGACTCTTCTTCTCCATTGGGTAATTGCAAATTCACTGCAATGGTGCTTGCTCCGCTGACGACGTGTGCATTGGTGACAATATGTCCATGAGGACTCATAACGAAACCGGAGCCAAGAGATTGTTTCTTTACAGGGCTTTGGGGAAAGAATTGATCAAATTCTCGAAAGAAATCTTCAAAAGGTGATCCTTTGGGAACTTGAAAATACTGTGAACGTCGAGGCTCGATCGTGCGTTCACTGCTGACGTTCACGACGGCCGGACCAACTCGTTGCACAATTTCCGTAAAATCAGGCAATTCGACAAAGTGCGGGGCTTTCGTCTCGATTCGTTGTTTTGATGGGGAGGAGATTGTCGCGTGTTGTGGCATTGCGGGTTTTGTCGCTGATGGTCTGGTCGTGCATGCGCCGACTAATGCACATGCCATAATGACAACGACAAAGAGGAATCGTGTTTGCATGTTTGCCCTCCTGCTGACTTGAAGCATCACACGTCTGCGGCGGCTCCATATTGTCTCTTATGCATTCTAGCACAGATTTTCATTCTCTACATACTGCCTTTTCCCGCCGTCTGAAGTGCGTCATCATCCACAAGTCGAGCACAGGACAGCGCAACACCGACGAGCAACCAGACAAGATATTCCGTAAAGTAGAGGTCGAAAAAACCATAAAAAAGAATATTGATCAGTGCCGCAGTGGTAAACAGCGTTATCTGTCGTTTTTGAAGCGTGACGGCCATGTCGATAGCGGTGCGCATTCGCGATAGGGTAATAGCAAAAATAAGAAGATAGAGAAATATTCCCGGGAAACTGAGTTCAGACACCATGGAAACATAAATACTATGCGGATGTGGTCCCCATGGGTCAAGATATTGAAACACCCCCCCGATGCCAACACCGAGGAAATCGGAATCTACCCATTGGCCCAGTGATTGCCCCCACCATGTCAATCTATCGCTTGTCGATGATCCTTCGGTATCGCCTGTCGTCTGGCTTTCGATGACTTTCAGGTGTTTCACGAGATCGGCGCTGTGGACAGTGACGAAACAGACCGCAATAGTGAGAAAAAACAGTGTCATGCTGGTTAAGGCAAACCGTCGCCAGGATCGTTGCATGAGAATGAGAAATCCAA
This genomic stretch from Desulfovibrio inopinatus DSM 10711 harbors:
- a CDS encoding PstS family phosphate ABC transporter substrate-binding protein, with the protein product MKKILALFAAAMLLASTAFAETKIEVKGSTTVLPIMQKLVEAYMKKNPDVKITVSGGGSGNGVKAIIDGTTDLAMSSRHMKDKEVKLAADKGVKANPIIIAIDAIIPIVNPANKVKGATIEQLRDIYMGKITNWKELGGDDESIVVISRDTSSGTYEAWQELVMGKGNRVFPGALLQASSGAVLQAIGKNKKAIGYDGYGYVNETVKGLEVNGVPGNPGTAAAGKYAISRPLFIITNGEPQGTLKGFVDFIMDPATGQKIVAEEGAVPVKK
- the pstA gene encoding phosphate ABC transporter permease PstA; translated protein: MLTIHPGFQARRLLSQRIVWWILRAAAIINGLALLVICSFLLYYGLPAINFEFLTQAPRDSMTAGGIFPCILGTVILSIGSMIVAFPLGVASAVYLKEYARPGKVVRVIRLGINNLAGVPSVVFGLFGLAFFVTMFEFGVSILSGVLTLAILILPVIIGTAEEALKSVPQTYREASLGLGATKWQTIRLVVLPAALPGMLTGAILGLSRAAGETAAIMFTAAVYYSPNLPSSILDDVMALPYHIYVLATAGTEIDKTRPLQYGTALVLIALVFGMNMFAIWYRAKLQKRY
- a CDS encoding trypsin-like peptidase domain-containing protein, giving the protein MQTRFLFVVVIMACALVGACTTRPSATKPAMPQHATISSPSKQRIETKAPHFVELPDFTEIVQRVGPAVVNVSSERTIEPRRSQYFQVPKGSPFEDFFREFDQFFPQSPVKKQSLGSGFVMSPHGHIVTNAHVVSGASTIAVNLQLPNGEEESYPARVVATQPDVDLAVLKIDTGRPLPYLHLGDSSRIRTGEWVLAIGNPFSLSHTVTVGIVSATGRNIGGPLGDIIQTDAAINPGNSGGPLLDLHGDVIGINTAIVATGQGIGFAIPSNTAKRLIAQYQ
- a CDS encoding methyl-accepting chemotaxis protein translates to MRISIKLKLIFGFLLLLMVMLVIGALAYFSINSGNENLLAFKNKDVTFLDRAQNINVQMLNLRRYEKDFFLNIGNTSVQEKYLNKFILEAKDVKASIDVLKKIASPDMHDEHITQDIRENIYSLQKKCNDYTEGFLGIVKKLKKNKNVTPQQANTMMAEFKNIIHDFESDIEDLCVFSESMSDQSIHNTLHASSYSKTMISCAIGFGSLFAVLFSFFTVMSILSPLNRVIAYANAVSQGDLEARIQGVFSGEMDILRQAIQNMVTHLQQMMSQAEEKSQQAETAEHQARQALVEVETATRQAAMARSEGLSDAANQLESIVNNLSATSSQLSVQAEQVHIGAGTQNQRMDETALSMIAMNDSMLEVAKNTSGAAQSADTARQMAHDGQIVVDDVACAVKEVLNKTVRMKESLGQLGLEAENIGGIMAVINDIADQTNLLALNAAIEAARAGEAGRGFAVVADEVRKLAEKTMNATHDVEVAIVAIQSGTNKNIEEMKHAEQAVEKSTALASQAGESLRRIVEVVTSTTNQVNAIAMAAEEQSSASEKINQAIEEVNRICLETTDGMGQSQTAINELAELSSQLKTLLVELQQNHQ
- the pstC gene encoding phosphate ABC transporter permease subunit PstC, which codes for MAWSRKQKDDFIRNVFFVTAISSIVALALIMIYLFIEGLPIFKVTSVTDFLFGNYWYPTDDPPDFGIFPLIMASIAVTAVSSMIAIPLGVLTAVYMAEITTRKVRGIIKPIVELLAALPSVVIGFFGMVIVAPFLQQTFDLNTGLNLFNASIMLAFMSVPTICSVSEDAIYSVPRELKEASLALGATHCQTIFRVVLPASLSGISTAVILGMSRAIGETMVVLMVAGGAALIPTSLFDPVRPMPASIAAEMAEAPFRGNHYHALFAIGMVLFVFTLVFNIVADYVSEKHKQVGASTL
- a CDS encoding PhoH family protein is translated as MTQRIQKKNYVLDTNVLIENPQSILTLQNGAENNIYIPYHVLMELEGLKKTPKLRHIVANVVNLLLEHKDTIQFLRTDNVASHFADIVDNYILDEITSSDEIEDPILVTNDRILQLQASLRDIKSEELRDSRPFESESQLFTGFVEKEDERVPNCFSWLEGKPVFHGPETDKVIGYQNEVWNVKPRTVYQNLALELILTEHIDLVSIQSDAGFGKTFLALASALYLMLEKKQFDKIYVVKPTIEIGAKLGFLPGDVTEKLEPYVKYIYSLLGKLHTVRKANKVFINPNDDVPKLNPKKFEILPLTFVRGMNIENAIVIVDETQNLSRSEVRALLTRMGEGVKCLCLGDTSQVDNVYLNAQNNGLNWIVRKFKGFNNYGHIVLKGDKSRGPITDMVLKSKL
- the hcp gene encoding hydroxylamine reductase, giving the protein MFCYQCEQTAKGTGCTKVGVCGKSDEVSALQDELVYVLKGLSQIAVPARENDIDMADVDAFTHQAMFSTLTNVNFDPERFPGLVKKAVELREGLKKALDAKGVTYPTDGPAATDPSATVDAVKKEGEIHGVLEGKTPEGEDDIHSLKQTVIYGIKGICAYADHAQILGKTDPSIAAYVHKALAATLRTDLSLEDWVGLALEAGQVNLRTMELLDEANTSAYGHPVPTSVPLGHKKGKAILVSGHDLKDLHDLLEQTKDKGVFIYTHGEMLPTHGYPELKKYDHFYGHYGTAWQNQQQEFGEFPGAILMTTNCIQRPQAKYQDNIFTTGLVGWPGVNHVKNGDFGPVIEKALAMPGFDADEEKGSVLVGFGHNAVMGVADKVIDAVKSGAIKHFFLVAGCDGAKPGRNYYTEFVEKAPKDTVILTLACGKFRFFDKQLGDIGGIPRLLDIGQCNDAYSAIQIAVALAKAFDTDVNSLPLSLVLSWYEQKAVAILLTLLALGIKNIRLGPSLPAFLTPNVLNFLVANYNIKPITTPDDDLKEILG